ATATGGCTAAAGAACCAATGCAAATACTTGCAGATAAACTACACGAAGGTGCGATACTAACTGTGCTGAGTGGAGGAAAAAGATTAATTATTCACGAAGTAAAAAAGGATCAGGAATTACAAGTAATTAATTTAAAAGAAAAACCAGTTTATGATTCTTCAACAGGAAGAGCATTAGTAGCGGCATTAAACGATGAGGAGCTAGAAGCTTTTATAAATAAATATGGCTTACCCGAATATGAAGTATGGCCAGAAGTTGAAGATAAAGAAGATTTAATGTATGAACTGAATAAGATAAGAAAACGGGGTTATGCTCAACAAACTAGTAAAGCACATGTTGTCGGTTTTGCTGTAAATATCGTTTGCTTAGGCTTACATGCATCTCTCGGTGTGTATTTACCAGAAATCAGATTAAAAGATATCAACTATCAGGAGGAAATATTGAATCTACTCAACAAAACTGCTGATAAAATAACAGAAACAACAAATCAACCTAATATATGAAATATGAAAATTATCGATTTAAAAGTGCGTTGCGTTGCTATTCCTTTAAATGCACAACTAAGGCATAATACTGGAGTTCATCCTGGTTATTTCTTAAGAACCATTCTGGAAGTAATTACAGATGAAGGCATTATTGGATTAGGAGAAGTAGGTGGTGGAGATCAGAGAGCTGCACTTATGAAATTGAAGCCCAGAATTTTAGGACTTGATCCGTTCCATTTGGAGATTATAAAACTTAAAGTATTACGTAGTATCTACTACCTTTCTAACTCTCGCTTATATGCTGCAATAGAAATGGCATGTCTTGATATTCAAGGCAAAGTTTTAAACCGGCCTATGTGTGATTTATTGGGTGGGAAAGTAAGGGATGAAGTGCCATTTATTGCCTACCTCTTTTGGAGATATGATCGTCCAAGTGGTGGTGATGATAAAACTGCTGAAGATTTAGCGGAATACTGTGTAGAACTTCATGAGACACTGGGGGTAAATGCGATGAAGCTAAAAGCAGGTGTAATGAAACCCGAAGAAGAAGCTAGAGTTTTAGAATTATGTAGGGATAAGTTGGGAGACTCATTTGGATTAAGAATAGATCCAAATGGTGTTTGGTCTGTAGCCACAGCTATAAAAATTGGCCAAAGATTAGAAGACTTAGGCATTGAGTATTTCGAAGATCCTTCATGGGGTTTAGAAGGGAATGCTGCAGTTCGTAAACAAGTAAGAATGCCTATTGCAACTAATATGTATCCAGCAAAATTTGACGACTTGGGACCTGCCATTAGAATGGGTGCTGTAGATATTGTACTAACAGATTTACATTATTGGGAAGGACCAAAAGGAGTAAAAGACTTAGTAGCAGTTTGTAGAACTTTTAATATGGGAGTTGCCATGCATAGCGGAGCAGAATTCGGGATTGAATTAGCAGCTATGATACATACAGCAGCTACTATTCCGACAATGACATTTGCAGGAGATGCACATTATCATTATCTCACTGATGACATTATACAAGGAGGTTTATTGCAGTATGAAAATGGAGCTATTAAAGTACCTGAGGGTCCTGGATTGGGAGTTGCTCTTGATGAATATAAAATGGAAAAATATGAACGATACTACGAGCAAAAAGGAGATTATTATGCTCGTTTCCACCAAGATCCTAAGCGCCCAGATTGGTTCCCAATTGTAGGAAGCATCTAGCATTTTTCAATCAAGTTCAAAATATAAAACCAAATGAACATTGGTAGTTTATTCGATATAAGTAAAAAAAATGCATTGGTTACTGGAGCCACACAAGGGATTGGTAAAGCGATCGCATTGGGTTTGGCAGAATTTGGAGCGAATGTATTGGTACATGGAAAAGATGAAAAAGAAGATGCAATAAATGTTGTTTCTCTTATTGAAGATATGAATAAAAAATCAGGCTATATATTAGCAGATTTACAAGAGGGAAAAAGTGCATTAAATATATTTAATCAGGCCGTTCATTTATTAGGCAACATAGATATTCTTGTAATTAATGCGTCAATACAATTTCGAAAACCTTGGC
The genomic region above belongs to Chondrinema litorale and contains:
- a CDS encoding IclR family transcriptional regulator → MIQAIHRAFDVLEFIAAQEQEWVQLKDIANHLNLNHSTCANLVKTMVVRGYIEKAENQRGYKIGPILKSFSGDSMEQKMQRIVNMAKEPMQILADKLHEGAILTVLSGGKRLIIHEVKKDQELQVINLKEKPVYDSSTGRALVAALNDEELEAFINKYGLPEYEVWPEVEDKEDLMYELNKIRKRGYAQQTSKAHVVGFAVNIVCLGLHASLGVYLPEIRLKDINYQEEILNLLNKTADKITETTNQPNI
- a CDS encoding enolase C-terminal domain-like protein, with the translated sequence MKIIDLKVRCVAIPLNAQLRHNTGVHPGYFLRTILEVITDEGIIGLGEVGGGDQRAALMKLKPRILGLDPFHLEIIKLKVLRSIYYLSNSRLYAAIEMACLDIQGKVLNRPMCDLLGGKVRDEVPFIAYLFWRYDRPSGGDDKTAEDLAEYCVELHETLGVNAMKLKAGVMKPEEEARVLELCRDKLGDSFGLRIDPNGVWSVATAIKIGQRLEDLGIEYFEDPSWGLEGNAAVRKQVRMPIATNMYPAKFDDLGPAIRMGAVDIVLTDLHYWEGPKGVKDLVAVCRTFNMGVAMHSGAEFGIELAAMIHTAATIPTMTFAGDAHYHYLTDDIIQGGLLQYENGAIKVPEGPGLGVALDEYKMEKYERYYEQKGDYYARFHQDPKRPDWFPIVGSI